One window from the genome of Rhodopirellula halodulae encodes:
- a CDS encoding hydantoinase B/oxoprolinase family protein translates to MPTESLEVWVDVGGTFTDCLVRRTDATGVSHRDAIKVLSSGLVSAQVISWDDQHRLATLQLPAPYAIEGFWNSANLVLDRDNHSVRITTCEKVARDQIHVALADQTSRGWNTGEACTLDANIESPVLATRVLLQRPLNEPLPPLSVRMGTTRGTNALLTRTGAPTALLITEGFADLLAIGTQDRPDLFALDIVKSTPLATHTVEVPGRLDADGDELLPLNEDALRQRLSQLKADAGAEIVLAICLMHSYRNDVHERRVQTIAQEIGFANVLCSSDVVSLPRIVPRAETTTLDAYLQPILEAYVQRVWKQFGGADSCHLRWMTSNGNLVASPGFRGKDSVLSGPAGGVVALADVARQCNVTGAVGLDMGGTSTDVSRYEGQVGRRQESDIGGIRVLTPMMDIHTIASGGGSICEVRDGRLHVGPDSAGAFPGPACYGNGGPLTVTDINVLLGRLPVDRFPFPLDLEASRRVLNEVHSRLPSESTLTPEGLADGFLQLAVTQMAEAVRVVTTAAGSDARQMALVGFGGAAGGHLCQVADALEMTHVIDHPDAGLLSAVGLGAAKIGRIHVESIQQTIATACSTDNHTFVRVPDKAALQRLAVAASRTQQRCEDELQSDEKISRSAKLEIQHQCEVRSVGTQSSLSIDLFPLESLPERFDQKHLQTFGYVRETMPIETVTVRCEVAVISRDDGHSPNQPDSTSATSASLDSSSTPKTTKMWVDGVDTEVELWDRDKLQSGQTIRGPSIIAGPYSVLVVEPGWQANLSDNGILQLRKPNSATKTTDGQRSIVSQSTHWNDIVAMEIAARRVQGIAEAMGEVIRRTSVSVNVKERRDYSCAVFLGDGSLVANAPHVPVHLGAMSHTVRSLIAKYPQMSAGDSYISNDPFAGGSHLPDLTVVTPVFCTESSDRPNTSLDAHRSERPDGWPCDFFVASRCHHAEIGGIVPGSMAPAATCLAEEGVVLHNECLVRSGQPFHENIRKLLSEAAYPSRNVEENMADIAAAEAAGQSGARRIQALAEGMGKNQLLSWLQQLLHVAGEATATWIQTLGSESRTFEDSLDDGTPIRVTLTPDQSTGRLRIDFTGTGPVHPNGFNATRSIVTAAVLYVLRCVSPGELPLCDGVLQRIELIIPPGLLAPTAGSSPENSPAVVAGNVETSNRVVDVLLGCLGVAAASQGTMNNLLLGDDTFGYYETIGGGAGATSNHDGADAVHTHMTNTRITDPEILESRLPVRLWRFAIRPQSGGAGRHRGGNGIIREFEFLRPLTLSLITSRRETKPYGMDGGEPGKPGQQTLIRDNTETLLPFATTQTVSPGDRLIMETPGGGGYGTPIDHSLPGSTSSSSSPNSESASSSSASASVRNE, encoded by the coding sequence ATGCCAACCGAATCCTTGGAAGTTTGGGTCGACGTCGGAGGCACGTTCACCGATTGCCTGGTTCGTCGCACCGATGCCACCGGCGTTTCGCATCGTGATGCGATCAAGGTTCTCAGCAGCGGGTTAGTTTCCGCTCAAGTCATCTCGTGGGATGACCAACACCGACTGGCGACACTTCAACTTCCCGCACCTTATGCCATCGAAGGGTTTTGGAATTCTGCAAACCTTGTTTTGGATCGCGACAACCATTCGGTTCGCATCACCACGTGTGAGAAAGTAGCTCGCGATCAAATTCACGTCGCTTTGGCTGACCAAACTTCCCGCGGCTGGAACACCGGTGAAGCTTGCACTTTGGATGCCAACATTGAATCACCGGTTCTGGCCACTCGAGTCCTACTGCAGCGGCCTCTGAACGAACCGCTGCCGCCGTTGTCTGTCCGGATGGGTACCACTCGGGGCACCAACGCGTTGCTGACACGGACGGGAGCCCCCACCGCACTGTTGATCACGGAAGGCTTCGCCGATCTGCTCGCGATTGGAACGCAGGATCGTCCCGACTTGTTTGCCCTCGACATTGTCAAATCAACGCCGCTGGCAACCCACACGGTCGAGGTACCAGGACGACTGGACGCTGACGGCGATGAATTGCTTCCGTTGAACGAGGATGCTCTTCGCCAACGACTGAGCCAACTCAAGGCTGACGCCGGCGCGGAGATTGTCTTGGCGATTTGCTTGATGCATTCGTATCGCAACGACGTCCACGAACGACGTGTCCAAACGATCGCACAAGAAATTGGATTTGCAAACGTTCTTTGTTCATCCGATGTGGTTTCGTTGCCACGAATCGTTCCTCGCGCTGAAACCACGACGCTCGATGCCTATCTGCAACCGATCTTGGAAGCGTACGTGCAGCGAGTGTGGAAACAATTCGGCGGAGCGGACTCTTGCCACTTGCGTTGGATGACCAGCAACGGGAACTTGGTGGCATCCCCTGGTTTTCGCGGCAAGGACAGTGTTTTGTCTGGTCCCGCCGGTGGAGTGGTCGCCTTGGCCGATGTGGCACGCCAGTGCAACGTGACCGGTGCGGTGGGACTGGACATGGGCGGAACCAGCACTGACGTCAGCCGCTACGAAGGACAGGTCGGAAGACGCCAAGAAAGCGACATCGGTGGCATTCGTGTTCTCACTCCGATGATGGACATTCACACGATCGCGTCCGGCGGCGGATCGATCTGCGAAGTGCGAGACGGACGCTTGCACGTCGGCCCAGATAGCGCAGGTGCCTTCCCCGGCCCCGCCTGCTACGGCAATGGCGGTCCGCTGACGGTGACCGATATCAATGTGCTGCTCGGCCGATTGCCGGTTGACCGGTTTCCATTCCCGTTGGATTTGGAAGCCTCTCGCCGCGTCCTCAACGAAGTTCATTCTCGGCTTCCCAGCGAAAGCACGCTGACACCGGAGGGTCTGGCCGATGGATTCCTTCAATTGGCCGTGACTCAAATGGCCGAAGCGGTTCGAGTCGTCACGACCGCCGCGGGAAGCGACGCACGCCAAATGGCACTGGTTGGTTTCGGCGGTGCTGCGGGCGGACATCTGTGCCAAGTCGCCGATGCATTGGAAATGACGCACGTCATCGATCATCCCGATGCTGGCCTGCTATCGGCGGTCGGCTTGGGGGCGGCAAAGATCGGACGCATCCACGTTGAATCCATTCAACAAACGATCGCGACGGCATGCTCAACCGACAATCACACCTTCGTTCGAGTGCCGGACAAGGCCGCATTGCAACGACTCGCCGTCGCTGCTTCGCGAACGCAACAACGATGCGAAGACGAATTGCAAAGCGACGAAAAGATCTCGCGATCAGCGAAGCTTGAAATTCAACATCAATGCGAAGTGCGTTCGGTTGGTACCCAGTCGTCACTTTCCATCGACCTCTTTCCACTGGAATCGTTGCCCGAACGCTTTGACCAGAAACACCTCCAAACATTCGGTTACGTCCGCGAAACGATGCCAATCGAGACAGTCACCGTCCGATGCGAAGTCGCGGTGATCTCGCGAGACGACGGGCATTCCCCAAACCAACCCGACTCCACATCGGCGACATCGGCATCGCTGGATTCGTCCTCCACCCCCAAAACAACCAAGATGTGGGTTGATGGCGTCGACACCGAGGTCGAACTGTGGGACCGCGACAAACTCCAATCGGGACAGACGATCCGTGGGCCTTCAATCATCGCCGGCCCCTACTCGGTGTTGGTGGTCGAACCAGGCTGGCAAGCCAACCTGTCAGACAACGGCATCTTGCAATTGCGCAAGCCCAATTCCGCGACCAAAACAACAGACGGCCAACGGTCCATAGTATCGCAGTCCACCCATTGGAACGACATCGTTGCGATGGAGATCGCCGCGCGACGCGTGCAAGGCATCGCCGAAGCGATGGGTGAAGTCATTCGGCGAACCAGTGTCAGCGTGAACGTCAAGGAACGGCGTGACTACAGTTGCGCCGTCTTTCTCGGTGACGGATCGTTGGTTGCCAACGCACCTCACGTCCCGGTGCACCTGGGTGCAATGAGCCACACCGTCCGCAGTCTGATCGCGAAGTACCCACAGATGTCCGCGGGCGACAGTTACATCAGCAATGATCCCTTCGCCGGCGGCTCTCACCTGCCTGACTTGACTGTTGTGACTCCCGTTTTCTGCACAGAAAGCTCAGACCGGCCGAACACCTCGTTGGATGCACATCGCTCCGAAAGACCCGATGGATGGCCGTGCGACTTCTTTGTTGCATCACGTTGCCACCACGCGGAAATTGGCGGAATCGTTCCGGGCTCGATGGCCCCCGCTGCAACTTGCTTGGCTGAAGAAGGAGTGGTCCTCCACAACGAATGCTTGGTCCGGTCGGGACAACCGTTCCATGAAAACATACGCAAACTACTCAGCGAGGCCGCATACCCGTCGCGAAACGTGGAAGAGAACATGGCGGACATCGCCGCCGCCGAAGCTGCTGGGCAATCCGGTGCTCGTCGAATCCAAGCACTCGCGGAGGGCATGGGAAAGAACCAATTGCTGAGCTGGCTTCAACAACTATTGCATGTTGCCGGAGAAGCAACCGCAACTTGGATCCAAACGCTGGGCTCCGAGAGCCGAACTTTCGAAGACAGTCTGGACGACGGCACGCCAATCCGAGTCACGCTGACCCCCGATCAATCCACCGGTCGTTTGCGAATCGATTTCACTGGAACCGGTCCGGTTCATCCCAACGGGTTCAACGCAACGCGTTCCATCGTGACCGCCGCCGTGCTCTACGTTTTGCGGTGCGTTTCTCCCGGTGAACTTCCATTGTGCGACGGTGTCCTGCAACGCATCGAGTTGATCATCCCGCCCGGTCTGCTCGCTCCCACCGCGGGAAGCTCGCCGGAGAACAGCCCCGCCGTCGTGGCGGGCAATGTTGAAACCAGCAATCGCGTTGTGGATGTGCTGCTCGGATGCCTCGGCGTTGCAGCCGCCTCTCAAGGAACGATGAACAACCTGTTGCTTGGTGACGACACGTTTGGCTATTACGAAACGATTGGTGGTGGCGCGGGTGCCACATCGAATCACGATGGAGCTGACGCGGTTCACACTCACATGACCAACACCCGGATCACCGACCCGGAAATTTTGGAATCACGTCTTCCCGTGAGATTGTGGCGTTTCGCCATTCGCCCACAGAGCGGCGGGGCAGGGCGGCACCGCGGAGGAAACGGAATCATCCGGGAATTTGAGTTCCTTCGTCCGCTGACTCTTTCGCTGATCACGTCGCGGCGAGAGACCAAGCCATACGGGATGGACGGAGGCGAACCCGGCAAGCCGGGACAGCAAACGCTGATCCGAGACAACACCGAAACCTTGCTCCCCTTCGCAACGACACAAACCGTCTCACCCGGCGACCGCTTGATTATGGAAACGCCGGGCGGTGGAGGCTACGGCACGCCGATCGATCATTCGTTGCCTGGTTCTACCAGTTCGAGTTCTTCGCCTAATTCGGAATCCGCTTCTTCCTCATCCGCTTCGGCTTCCGTACGGAACGAGTAA